Proteins encoded within one genomic window of Mesorhizobium sp. B2-1-8:
- the hemN gene encoding oxygen-independent coproporphyrinogen III oxidase, which produces MQASILAKYGEARLPRYTSYPTAPSFSSAVGAHEYGDWLENLPAGDPVSLYLHIPFCRSMCWYCGCHTTITRQDRPILDYLDVLREEIEMVAARARGRLPVGEVHFGGGTPTIISPAEFLALMALMREHFAFSDTTGTAVEIDPRGLTAEMAHALGAAGVSRASLGVQSFDPVVQKAINRIQSKAQTAEATDRLRSAGVGGINFDLIYGLPHQTVQSCVETASAAIAMLPDRLAVFGYAHIPTFKKHQRMIDETSLPDTAARNEQARAIAETLVAAGYRQIGLDHFALPGDDLVQAQEAGRLRRNFQGYTTDNCDTLIGFGASAIGRTKNGYVQNEVAPGLYAQQIASGRLATTKGYRLTEEDRVRGEIIERLMCDFSADIAAIRNAHGFEPSRLLGSKEKLAELERDGVLDVRDSVVHVNQEYRFVVRAVAAVFDAYLDQSKCAHGKAA; this is translated from the coding sequence TTGCAAGCCTCAATCCTGGCGAAATACGGCGAGGCACGCCTGCCCCGCTATACCAGCTACCCAACGGCACCGAGTTTCTCCTCGGCGGTCGGCGCCCACGAATATGGAGACTGGCTGGAGAACCTGCCGGCCGGCGATCCGGTATCGCTGTACCTGCACATTCCGTTCTGCCGCTCGATGTGCTGGTATTGCGGTTGCCATACGACGATAACCCGGCAGGACCGCCCGATCCTCGACTATCTCGACGTCCTGCGTGAGGAAATCGAAATGGTAGCCGCTCGGGCTCGCGGCCGCTTGCCGGTGGGGGAAGTGCATTTCGGCGGCGGCACGCCGACCATCATCTCCCCGGCGGAATTCCTCGCGCTGATGGCGCTTATGCGGGAGCACTTCGCGTTCTCCGACACGACCGGGACCGCCGTCGAGATCGATCCACGCGGGCTTACCGCCGAGATGGCCCATGCGCTGGGCGCCGCAGGTGTCAGCCGCGCAAGCCTTGGCGTCCAGAGCTTCGATCCCGTGGTGCAGAAGGCCATCAACCGCATCCAGAGCAAGGCGCAGACCGCCGAGGCCACCGACCGTCTGCGCAGCGCAGGCGTCGGCGGCATCAATTTCGACCTGATTTATGGCCTGCCGCATCAGACGGTGCAGTCTTGCGTCGAGACGGCCAGTGCGGCAATCGCCATGCTTCCGGATCGCCTGGCCGTGTTTGGCTACGCACACATCCCAACGTTCAAGAAGCACCAGCGGATGATCGATGAAACCAGTCTGCCCGATACCGCGGCACGCAACGAACAGGCTAGAGCGATCGCCGAGACGCTGGTCGCGGCAGGCTACAGGCAAATCGGCCTCGACCACTTCGCGCTGCCTGGAGACGATCTCGTCCAGGCGCAGGAAGCGGGAAGGCTGAGACGCAATTTCCAAGGCTACACCACGGACAATTGCGACACGCTGATCGGCTTCGGCGCTTCGGCAATCGGCCGCACGAAGAACGGCTATGTGCAGAACGAGGTGGCACCGGGCCTCTACGCCCAACAGATCGCCTCCGGACGTCTGGCGACCACCAAGGGTTACCGCTTGACCGAAGAGGACAGGGTCCGTGGCGAGATCATAGAACGACTGATGTGCGATTTCAGCGCCGACATTGCGGCAATCCGCAACGCTCACGGCTTTGAGCCGTCGCGACTTCTCGGCAGCAAGGAGAAGCTGGCGGAACTCGAGCGCGACGGCGTGCTCGACGTTCGGGATAGCGTGGTCCACGTCAACCAGGAGTATCGCTTCGTCGTCAGGGCGGTCGCTGCGGTCTTCGATGCCTATCTTGACCAGTCCAAATGCGCACACGGCAAGGCAGCATAA
- a CDS encoding pseudoazurin, which produces MRSFKLIPFIAAAVLTWAGAANAAEFEVSTLNMGKHGMFQLEPSFLKIAPGDTVHFVAKDKGHDVESIPGMLPEGAEPFKGQMNKDLTVTFTKPGVYGVKCNPHYGMGMVALVVVGDPSSNLKAAESVNQAGKAKKVFDDLFKQIGQ; this is translated from the coding sequence ATGCGCTCGTTCAAACTTATACCGTTCATCGCCGCCGCTGTTCTAACGTGGGCCGGCGCTGCGAATGCCGCCGAATTCGAGGTCTCCACGTTGAACATGGGCAAGCACGGCATGTTTCAGCTCGAACCATCCTTCCTCAAAATAGCGCCCGGCGACACGGTCCATTTCGTCGCCAAGGACAAGGGGCACGATGTCGAATCGATTCCCGGTATGCTGCCGGAAGGTGCCGAGCCGTTCAAAGGGCAGATGAACAAGGATCTCACCGTCACGTTCACCAAGCCCGGCGTCTACGGAGTCAAGTGCAATCCCCACTATGGCATGGGCATGGTCGCGCTTGTCGTGGTCGGCGATCCAAGCAGCAATCTGAAGGCAGCTGAGTCGGTCAATCAGGCCGGCAAGGCCAAGAAGGTTTTCGACGATCTGTTCAAGCAGATCGGTCAATAG
- a CDS encoding ferritin-like domain-containing protein: protein MRRLNEEPRARPRDVLALLGLAMTMEEASARRYVELATRMEKLGAMEMAGAFHALIEEQSDHIEEIVRRANQLTGASPPALADPRGLPSEIARSWDEAEASALLSPYRILGVAVDNEMLAFAFYSYVAAQSNDATVRATAEWLAGKALDHAATLRAERRRAYRREGAGRARDERPMLDASSLPEFARQSRRLESRAAAFHRRIASRLTALGEDAASKTVAEVAERESAAGVEGANETDEAATVDLAHAATPSPLLRSALGEAERLHQAYLDLADHTRDEQVLVAAQQAADRTMQSLAAIAARWHLFR from the coding sequence ATGAGGCGGCTGAACGAAGAACCCAGAGCGCGACCGCGCGATGTCCTTGCACTTCTTGGTCTGGCCATGACCATGGAAGAAGCGTCTGCGCGGCGCTACGTCGAGCTGGCGACGCGTATGGAAAAGCTGGGCGCAATGGAGATGGCGGGCGCTTTCCATGCGCTCATCGAAGAGCAGAGCGACCATATCGAAGAAATCGTCCGCCGTGCCAATCAGTTGACGGGCGCATCGCCGCCGGCACTTGCCGATCCGCGCGGGTTGCCTTCCGAAATCGCCCGATCGTGGGACGAGGCGGAGGCGAGCGCGCTGCTCAGCCCGTACCGGATCCTTGGCGTTGCGGTGGACAACGAGATGCTGGCTTTCGCCTTCTATTCTTATGTCGCAGCGCAAAGCAACGATGCGACAGTCCGGGCGACGGCGGAGTGGCTCGCCGGAAAGGCGCTCGATCACGCGGCAACACTGCGTGCCGAACGGCGTCGCGCCTATCGACGCGAAGGCGCCGGGCGAGCCCGCGACGAGAGGCCGATGCTTGATGCCTCCTCTCTGCCGGAGTTCGCGCGACAGAGTCGACGACTGGAATCGCGTGCCGCAGCCTTCCACCGACGGATTGCTTCACGGCTTACCGCTTTGGGTGAGGATGCGGCGTCGAAAACGGTCGCCGAGGTTGCCGAGCGGGAGAGCGCGGCCGGGGTTGAAGGCGCCAACGAGACTGATGAGGCAGCGACAGTGGACCTAGCGCATGCTGCCACGCCGTCGCCGCTTCTGCGCTCGGCGCTCGGTGAGGCCGAACGGCTGCACCAGGCCTATCTCGACCTCGCCGATCACACGCGCGACGAACAGGTGCTGGTCGCCGCCCAGCAGGCCGCGGATCGAACCATGCAGAGCCTGGCCGCCATCGCAGCGCGGTGGCACCTGTTCCGCTGA